CATTTCCCCACCAGCCCCAGCTTGATTAGGAAGAACGGCCCCTTCGGAAAAAGAGAATTCTGTTCTCCTTAACCTGGCTGGAATGCTTATATAACAGGCTCTATCCCATAGTTTCAGCCTGATAAAAGGATAAAGCGGTTTCGATCTTCTGATTTGGCAAAGTCCGGAGGGGGATGATGTAGACTCCTGTGGGATGAAAATGACAGGGGAGACCCCGTAAGGCGAAGCCTGAGGAGGCTCCGCGCATTCCCACGGAAAGCGAAATCATCCCCCAAAGGACTGTCCTCTCATCCTAAATATCTCGAAACTGAGTCTTACAGAAAAGGGAGCTTATCTTGAATATCAGCCTTGGGCTTTAACCGAGCCATTATTTAAAACGAAGCAGGTCTCCTTTGATAATGTGATCGGACAATTTAAGCTTTTCACGTGCCTTTTCCCGGCCTTCTTTGCAATGCGAAGCATTTACAGGCTGGCTGCTGTCTGTTTTAGAACAAATGCCATCCTGGAAGAGGTAGGAAGGCGTAATAAAATCACCATCACGGAAAGCGACAAACTCTTCTTTTTCGCCAGCTAGAAGATTATGGCTGAAACTCATGTAATTTTCTGTTTGCTTCCCGAGCAAATGGAGAACAGTAGAGCGGATGTCAATTTGCCCGCCTAACGTATCAATTGTTTTTCCTTCCATTCCAGGAATATGAATAAGCAGAGGAACACGCTGGTTCGTGGTATGAGAAAGCGCCGTATCGGGTTGATCGAGAAGCTCATGTACCCCGTCTTCATATTCCTTAGAGATACCGTAATGGTCCCCGAACAGCACAAACATCGTATCCTGATACATCCCTTCTTCTTTTAACGATTGAAAAAGCTGACGAATCGATTCATCCAAGTACCGAACCGTAGTTAAGTACCGATTTACAACCGGCTCCGATGTATCCGCTAGAGGAAGGCTGCGGTCCTTCTCGTCCAGTAAAAATGGAAAGTGATTCGTAAGGGTAATAAACTTCGTCATATAAGGCTCATTTAATTGCTTCATATACGGGATCGATTGTCTGAAAAAAGATTTATCTTCTATTCCGTAATTAATCTGGTTTTCTTTGTTAATCTCATAATCCTGTTTGGAAATAAACTGGTCATAGCCCAGGGAATCATACATTTGTTCACGATTCCAAAAAGTTCTTACGTTTCCGTGAAAAACAGTAGTCTGATAGTCTTTTAAAAGTTCTGGCAGGCCGTTAAACGTATTATGGGGCCGGCGTACGAAGACAGAACCACCGTCGAGAGGATATAAGCCAGTATCCACCATGAATTCTGCGTCCGAGCTTTTGCCTTGAGAAGCCTGATCGTACAGGTTGGAAAAGTAAAGACTATCATCTTTTAATTCATTTAAAAAAGGAGTAACGGGTTCGCCCTTTACTTCGGTATCAATCACGAAGTTTTGTACAGATTCCAGTGTGATAAATACTACATTCTTTCCCTCTGCCCGGCCAAACCATTCTGTCTTTAAAGAGTCTTTTTCTGATACAAACTCTTCCACAGATCCATCAGCTGATTCGTCCGCCGTAACCTTCTGCAGCGGGGCCGTGATGCTGTAGGCAATATCAAACCATTGATACGCATAGATGCTGATCGAGGTCACGACTTTATCACGATTATAGTTTTCCTGAAAAAGGTGGGGAGAATGCCACCAGGAAGCTGCTAGGAGAACAAGTGTAATACCCGCCGCACTTCCCGCGTATTGCTTTTTCTCCTTAGATGGAATCGTGAAGGATCCTCTCTTAATTAACCACCAGCCAATTACAACTAAGTCAATAGCAAAAAACAAATCCCAAGGTGAAATAAGCGTCCATGTACTCTGACTAAGTCCTCCCACGTTGCCTACCTGAA
The Halobacillus halophilus DSM 2266 DNA segment above includes these coding regions:
- a CDS encoding LTA synthase family protein, translated to MKKAYWIALFYWLKTTAVMYVAFQMSPPGLIDHLLLIFSSLGPLLLWFGLSFFFFKRLHPWVLIGLMFLTTFFLYAHLIYYRFYEDFLTLPILLQVGNVGGLSQSTWTLISPWDLFFAIDLVVIGWWLIKRGSFTIPSKEKKQYAGSAAGITLVLLAASWWHSPHLFQENYNRDKVVTSISIYAYQWFDIAYSITAPLQKVTADESADGSVEEFVSEKDSLKTEWFGRAEGKNVVFITLESVQNFVIDTEVKGEPVTPFLNELKDDSLYFSNLYDQASQGKSSDAEFMVDTGLYPLDGGSVFVRRPHNTFNGLPELLKDYQTTVFHGNVRTFWNREQMYDSLGYDQFISKQDYEINKENQINYGIEDKSFFRQSIPYMKQLNEPYMTKFITLTNHFPFLLDEKDRSLPLADTSEPVVNRYLTTVRYLDESIRQLFQSLKEEGMYQDTMFVLFGDHYGISKEYEDGVHELLDQPDTALSHTTNQRVPLLIHIPGMEGKTIDTLGGQIDIRSTVLHLLGKQTENYMSFSHNLLAGEKEEFVAFRDGDFITPSYLFQDGICSKTDSSQPVNASHCKEGREKAREKLKLSDHIIKGDLLRFK